The window AAGCACCAGCTGACGTTTTTCTGTCCTGTGCAGTGCCATCCTGTCTTCGTATTTGCTTGGAGAACGGCTCAACCTGCTGGGAAAGCTGGGCTGCATGCTGAGCCTTGTGGGCAGCACCGTGATGGTGATACATGCCCCAGAGGACGAGGAGGTCACCACTCTGGACGAAATGTCTTCTAAGCTGAAAGAGCCAGGTACACAGGAGGTCATGTTTTCTCTCTTGGGACTGAGCAGTGTGTATTGctctgtcccccatccctgccgCTCAGTTTTGAGttatttctctccctcttcaGGTTTTCTCACTTATGCTGCGATCCTCTTGGCTGTCTGCTTCCTCCTGATCTTCTACCTCGCACCCCGCTATGGCCAGAGCAACATCCTCATCTACCTCACCATCTGCTCCGTTATCGGTGCCTTCTCCGTGTCCTCAGTCAAGGGCCTGGGTATTGCCATCAAGGGCTTCTTTGCtggccagcctgtgctgcaggacCCGTTGACATGGATCCTAGTCATCACGCTGGTGGCATCCATCACTACACAAATTAACTACCTCAATAAGTCTCTAGACATTTTCAACACCTCTTTGGTGTTTCCCATCTACTATGTGCTGTTCACCACCATCGTCATCGCAACTTCCATCATCCTCTTTAAGGAGTGGGTCACCATGACTGTAGTGGACATCATTGGGACAGTTTGCGGCTTCCTCACCATcattttgggggtgtttttaCTCCATGCCTTCAAAGACATGGACGTCAGTTTAGGGAATCTACCACAAGTCCTCCAGAATGGAGAGCAAGCGCCAGTCACCCGAGACGACAAGAACATCCTGATAGAGGTGGACAACTCCAGCATCGCCCCAGAGGATAAACCTAAAGTATTCATGATCTACACCTAGCACGTTATATGCGAGGGTCTGGAGGTTGGGTGAATGGGTTGATGTCAACATGCCAGATGCTAGTgagcaatttaaaaaaggaaaaacagaaaataaaaccaacactGTCTTATCCAAAGCTTGGTAGAGTCAAGCCAAGCCTTCCTCTGGGCTTTTGGATTGGATCTTTCTCACAGTGTGGCACCAAGGGGTATGTTTAATCCTCAGTGGGCTTTAATACCTGCagccactgaaaatgaaaatcctCTTGAAATGTGATGCTCCTGGGACAAAGCTCCTCTCTCaggtcccttcccatcccttATTCTTGGCAGGGCTGATGTTTATTCTTGCACTCCTTCCCCTGGCTGGCTATTGATGTATTTATTTCCAGGCCCTGATTGAGTCATTGATTcgtgtttttgtcttttttttttcctttctagacgCTTGCATGAACGCTAAAATACACATCAGTATCTCAAACGGAGGTGAGAGACCGGGACTGAATGGTGTACGCCTGCTATTCAGACTCTGCTCATCCATGTTAAATTACTTGCTTGGCAAATACGGGACAAGAATGTTGGTGAATATGGGCAATACGTGGCGAATTTTGGAACAGGCACTCATTTAGGCTCAGTGGCAGGACCCAAGCCATAAAGTGTTCTTACAGGACCATGGCAGGGAaatctttttcagcttttgttttttgtgAGGTGCAGGAGTTTCCCTGCAGCACAGTGTTAATTTGGTTtatgtgggtttttgtttgtttgggtttttcccttAGCAGCTATGGTGCCCAGGCCATGTTGATGTGGTTGGTGAAGCCGCTGGGCCTGATCCAGACCTCACCCGAGCAAGGGGCAGCCCCCGCTCAGGCTGGGACGCTCTGGCAGGGTAAACCCTGTGTCAGCAGAAACACCCCCACCATCTGCAAGACTTTTTGAGGTCTGTGAAAATCTTTTCAGCCTGAAAGAGTGAGTGGTTGTaaattttaagggtttttttttcttagcaaatgtCTTTACCTTGGAAAGCCCCCCAACTCTTTGAACCCCGTGACCTGTCCTGCTAGCATTTAAgcccaaaagcttttttgttgttgttgttgtttagagGGAGGTATGAGCTGCATGTTAAAAGCCAAACAGGCGTAAGTgggtgatgctctgcagagctgtagGGGTGCAGGTTATCCCAGAGCGGTCCCGTTCACCCCTCTCCATCTCTCTCAGCATAGTATGGATGTTACCTGGACTCTTGCTCATGGCTCACCTTCAAAACCCCCTTGGATTTGTATCAGTGGTGAGGATGAAGGGATGAGAGAAATAACATTTTGAGCTGGAAGGTGAAGAAGGAAGGAATTATCGCAGTTAAAAGTTTCTCCTATCTTGCTGCTGGGTCTTATAGCACAGGGAGACTGGAGCCCATTTGCTCACAGCAAATCCCAAACAGGGAGCAGCGAAGCCTGAGCCAGCTTTACCAAGCTGGCTCGGTCCGGAGGCAGCTCTGGCTGGGTTACCCTGGACCACGGCACACACTGATGCTCTCTGAGATGCTGACCTGGTTTTACCTGGGTCTGAGCGTCGCTGAGCAAATGCAACTTGGGGCTAGGGGGAGAGGAATATGCAATCTCTTATTTTACTAACATTTCAGTACTTTTTTCTGGAATgtggaaagggaaataaaggctttttctaaaaaaaaaaaacccttgcaggTGGATCTGAAAGTTTTTAATGATTTCTCTGATCTTATTGGTGTATCCCTAAAGGATAAACAGGCTGAAAGCCGAGTACAGCAGAAAGAGCATCTGAGGCAGAGAGTAAAACAGCAGCGACCTCCTTTGGTAGCAGAAAATAATCCAAGTAGTTCATTCTAGCTTTGTTTTTGGCATCCTAATTGGTGTAACactttatgcattttattttagaaatagctTGTAAACGGGGCTTAACCTTCTCACTGCCTAGAACTGCATTTCATAAAAGCCATTCCTCCAGCTATCCTGCCATCTCTGGACAAATGCCACATATAAAATGAAGATTTGAACCAAGGTAACTAAATAGCACACAGTGACAGAATATTTGTTAATGACAACTGACAAATTTATTAAAACTAGGCAAAAGGCACAATGAATTGCATTCTTCAAGTATTTGCATAGAGGCACAGAGAGCATTATTGTAAACCATTAATATGTGGACACAGGAGAAAGTAAGATGTATTTTGGTATATGTTCTCCCAAATAAcattatctttcaaaaaaatcaggttttaccATCTTTTACTCCTCCTGCAGTTCCCCTATTTTCATTCACTCAACTTGCACACttatgaaaatttaaaaggaCTTACTTAAAACTACCTTTTGGAGACTTTGTGATATCCCAGCAATAAAGTTTTCCATTAGGGTTTGGGCACGTCCAGTTGTTCTCTGAGCTTTGTGTGTCTGGGgggcattttttaaaagcttgatcCCATGCTCAcatgaaatgcagtgaaaatattcTTAGTGCTTTTTGATGGCCATTTGATAAAGATCAGGGGTTGTAGCAGAAGTACACTTCTGTCTTCAGTGAGGGCTCAGAGATAAGATCAAGTTCTTACGGTTGAGTCTGTACTACTCCAGTGTATGTACAGTATGTGCCCAGCTCACTGCTCCACCTGTGAGCAGTAAAGCATGCCACTACATAGGTACATTAGCTGCACCCCAAGAGAGAACAGATTTGGGGGTTGTTTGAATATAGGTTGTTGATATGTAATATAATCCAACTATAGAAAAAGACATATAAAGATTAGAAAGCTGATGTCTTTCACTTGCCATCCCTTATTTCAGAGAGAAGTATtttaggttggtttgttttccaggCGTATAGAAGGTAAGAAAAGGTCCAAAATGATCAAGATAAGGAATAATCAATCAGAAATTCAAGACACACCCTGTGTACTGTTTCCTTGTGGAGAAAGAGGTAGTAAAGTTGCAAAAGCTAGTGTGGTTTAAGTCATCCTGCAGATACACTGCTACATATAACTACGAATTTAATGAGTGCTCAGggtttatctgtttttttttcaatcagtAGAGCTTAGGGAAAGAGAACCATCAGacaagacttttttctttatgccAATAATACAATTTCTCACACATGCAGCAGCAATCACACTGTTTGAGGATTTGTCCATAATAAATCAGACACAATAGAACTGTTGTAACTATAGCTCCAGAATTCCCTGTGTTCTCCTAGGAaatcatttaaaggaaaaaaaaaaaaagaaaaaaatttggcaTAACAAAAGGTCTTAATTTAAAATCCtgagaaaaaacatacaaaagcccaaactattaggaaaaaaaccccaaattcacTAAGGGAGGGTCCTCAGGGTCAGAACCATCAGCTGCTTAAAGTGCACACAGACAGCTCTCTCCATCCACATCCTGGAGAAAAAATGTGGAGTAAATGAGCTGCCCTACAAAAGCACCATGTGTCATATtaatatttctgctattttaCCACCTGGGCAATTTTAAGGTAGGTTTCTCACTGGTATGGGGAACAGACAGCCCATGATGAATTACTGCTCAGCACAGACTGAAGCCTGAGGAGACACGTGCAAAAGTGTCCACTGATTATCCACAGTACCGTATGCTGGAGAGGAGATTTCAGCATTGGCTTTTGCTGAGCTTCCTTCTGGCCATTCGCTCTGTTTTCTTGGCCAGAGTTTCCCTGTCGTACCTTGACTGCGTCCCAATGACACGGATGAGAGTGCACGGGCCGCGCTGGGGTTGCTGTGGGGTCTTACAGCACTGAGGCAAGACAAGTGAGTGCTGGAGGACAGACGGGTTGCAACGCTCTTGCTGAAGACGGTTATATGGGGACAATAATTAATCTGCTATGTTGAAGCTAATCAAAATCCATGGTGACCCACAAATTATTTTAACCAGGAATATTTCCATAGTTTGCTCCCTGTTGTGGCCCCACTTGCCACCCACTGTAAACTGAGAATAAGCTGAGGAAAGTTATCAGCGGCTGCCTTCTGCTCTCCCAAGAGGCAGCAGTTTACGTATAGCACCAATGTATGCTCCTGCAGCTGCGTGGATGGGCTGAGGAAGCCAGCGGGGCTGGGTCTTACATGAAAGCCCATCAGGGCCAGCACCTGCACTCACAGCTTGTTCTCCCTGGTAACACTTAAATAACTGATTAAAAACACGTGAAGCCCCCATCACCCCATCCCTGCATTGGATATTGCACAATAATATTTAAATACCGTATAAACAAGTCATCCCTATATGGAAAAGGCTATCAGCAGAGAGGGTTGAGTTCAGCTTGGCAAGTAACGGTGCAGTTCACGGGGGCACTCCTGCCAAGCCTGTCTGCAGCTTGTTGAGTCACACAGGAAACAAGTGAGGCTAGAGGAGAGGAACCGAGACActgtctgtggctgtgaatggTTTTTTGGGTGATGAAGGCCATCCAGTCCCCTGTGAAGGTCAGAGCCAAccaggaacagactgcttcatGAGTGCCCACGGGAGCCCGGCTGTCCCACTTTCAAGACGTTCACTGCTCCAGCCGCCCCGACAGCATTCTGGGTGagatggaaaatggagaaaagaggGGTGAGCACTGATGAAAGAGCAAACGctgccctctccctctcctggAGCTGATGTTATAGCAGGCCAGGGGAAGCCTGTCTCTGTTCACGTGCATTTACAGCCTAATGCAGCACGTGGGAAACTCTCCCACCAGGATCACAATGAAGTTCATgcagttttttccatttttcacagCTGGTCTCAAGTATGTTGTCGGCTGGAGACAACACCTGTGGCGTGTGGACTGGAGATACTTGTGTTAAGGGGTCCAGCTTGCAGGGAGCTGAACTCAGCGACTTAAAGTCCCTTACTAACGGTCCTTCTTAAGGACAATTTTGGGAAACAATCCCTGCAGAGAAAGCATCTCCTTAGCCATGACTAGAGAGGGTTTCTGTTCCTTACTGTGGTCCTCAAGTCTTGTGTGGACCTTCCTGTTTTGCTGCTCTTCACTACTGGGTCACACACGCCCTCATTGCTCAGCCCCATTCACACAAATGTTTTATCTGAGGAAGTGCTCAGGGATGTGGAGGCCTGAATTAACTGCTTTGCTTAACAAGGAACAGGTAAAAAAAGGCCCCTCCAATAAAGGCAACCAACCCAACAGCCGTTTCGTTTCCACCCACCCAGGCTGTGCATGAAGGTGTTTGCAGTATGACGGCAAGGTTACTCCCTTCAGAGCAGTTTTATTCCCCGGTAATGGGGGGACACTGCTGTGCTTCCCGTCGCCGTGCTCAGTGCCTACCTCTGCCGCAGGCTGGAGTCGTCCTGGGTTTCTGGTGTGCGCCGGAGGCAGCGAGATGGCAGGGCTGTTCCCCGGCCAGGctctgggtctggctgggacggGATTAGCCGGCAAAGCTCTTTGGGGTGGCCGGGGCCTAGAAATATCCTACACAAGAAAGAAAGTGTTGAATTCTCAGCCTGGAGAGATGCCCAGTGTGAAAAcagagataatatttttaattttttgtaagtTTGAGACAGCAGATTGGGTATGCGGCTACACGCCTCAAGGTCTCTGCTTTGGAGTTAGCCCCGGGGATATTACAATCTAATGGCTGCATGATGCAAACCAGGAGAAACCTTATAGACTGGGCAGGAGTCCCCATCACAACTcagcctgcagcatccctgcctgaGACCAAGGACTGAAGGGACACAGGTAAAACCATGCTTGCAAAGAGCTCTCCCTCTCTGAAGCAAGGAGGAAGCGCAGGTGGCTGCTGCTATGGCTTATCGTATTATGCAGGTGATCAGTGGTTTTCAACAGGTAGAGTTTTTCACTTATCAAGTTTCATGAAGACCAGATGGCCTTAGGCTGCTGGGCAGCTGGCTTCAAACCGAGGACAACCGAACAGGGTAACAGGGTTGCCTTGCTCTGCCTCCTAAAAGGAGCTGCGGGCTGAAAGCACGTCGTATTCTGGCTACTAGAGGATCCAGAAGTTTTAAGCCGTGAATTTCCCAAATAATAGGGAAGCTATGTTCCAGAGCCTTTTAATTAGCCACGTTATTGATGCACTTAAGGTTGGAAGCAAGTTTCACACGTACACACGCACTACATGATTGTCCATACAATGCCTGTAAACcctatatacatgtatatatgtgtgcccATACAAACACACGCAGCCCTGCACCCACCTACAATCAGTTGACTTTGTTTGTGCACACAGCTGTCCCTAATAAGATACTCAGAGCATTATATTTTCCATTCGTCTAATGAATTTCAGTGTAAAGCATGCCCCTGGGGAGAAGTTACCCACACAAGAACTAACTGCCTGTTGTTGCTTAGTCTCTGTGCTAAGTCGCTGGCTTACAGGtattgatttaataaacacagcTGCACTCACAACTTGGAGGGCACCCAAAAACCCTGCAGTCTCCTTAGACTATGCATAAATGCGATGCTTGACAGCTGCATCAGCCGATGCTTGGGGATCTATTGCTCTCCAAGGACCTTGCCCTGTGACTGCAGGAAGGACAAGGCAGACTAAATCCCACCGACCGCCGGGTCCAAAGAGCTCCTATAGGAATAGCAAGAGAGCAAATCTGGCAGATACCGTAAACGTCTAGGAAGGACACTGACACTAGCAAACAGTGAAATTACTTATTTCCCCTGTACCTTCTACATCTTGTGGCTCTCCTCCAACCCAGAAATGGCAAGGTTTCTTTTGGAAATCCTAGGAAAAGTGTTCCATCTAGTAGGTCCTACTGAGATAAAGAGACTGgatgtgttgggggggggggaacacaatGGCGATTGTGGGGAACTTGTCAACAACCAGCTGGGAAGGATACCTATTCCTTATTGACTACAGTCagcttcctgcttttgttttagttttctttcctgctgaagTGCCGGCTGTTCACAGGAACAATGGAGCTAGAAACAAATCCCATTCactaaaatattttggggttgttttccttTATATCCTTCAGAGAGAGACTGCCTGGGAGCCAGCCTCCTGCTATTCCCTGTAACTGAGCCCTTTGCTTCTTTGCTAGCCCTAACCTAATAGAGCTAGTAGGGAAGTATTTTGGTAAAATGAGTTTAAGTCACTCGGAGTGATTTGCCATCTTTTCCATAAGAATGTGGGGTCTGTACTAAGCGTAGaacaaaactgccagcaaaagAAGTAAATCAATACCCTTTCCTTATAACCCTCAAAATAACCTCATGGCTAGGATGCTCACGTAAGATAGGGTCAGTCTGGGTCAGTCTAATGTTTCCTATCACATAAGATAGGATCAGTCTAATGTTTCCTATGCAACATGCTAAAGGTCCCATTTCTGCTCCACATCAAAATTTGTCTGAGGCTCCCGAGGCTTTAGTCCAGGAATGGCCAAATGCAAGATACCTGGGGGATCATCCCAAGGAATGGAGATCCTGTACGCAGTACTGAACCTCAGACTTATCACTGACTGGTAATCTCAGAAGGGCTTGTTTCCAGGAgataaaatacatgcaaatggTAAGAGGAGCTATGCTAGGTTTGCTTAGGGAAAAATCTGTACAGTCCTTTCATTCCTGGCAAATTACCTATTTGATTTGCAGCTAAAAAACGTTTAGATGACCTTGGTAAAGTGAATGCTGCTTTGTGATCCAAGCTACCTGACTTCAGGTCCAGGTCAGAGGTATTGGGGGACCTGAATTAAGAGTAATTGTGCATGCTAGCGTCCAGCACGGTCGCTGTCAGCTACGCCACAAAGCAAGGAGGACCACCGGTAATTGTCCTGTGGCGAGATGGAGCACGCACCGGTGAACACGGTAACTCCTACACCCCCACCAGGGTTAGAGAGGCTTCACCAGCCTCACTCAGAACAAACCTCCCATCAAACCACATCTGCAGGACAGCGGCGCGACTCCGTACCTGAGAGACGGGGGGCTTGGGAGCAGGAGGCGCTGGCCTGCTGGGGGGTGTCCGCCGGGCAACGTCCTTTGCAGGTGCCGGCTGCGCTGGCCCGGTGGGCTGCCCCACGCCGCAGCTGTAGCCAGTGGAGAAGGCAGATGGCTGCTGCGTGTTTATTCGGAGCCCTGGAGCTTGCTGGGGAGGAGGTTTCGATGGGATTTCAGGGAAGCCAATCACCTGTGCAGAAGATCCACAAGTCCCAGGAGTTAGGTACTTCCACTTCAAACCACCTTTTTACTCTCTACTATGCTTTTGAGGATCTGCATGAGGTCTTTGAGCCACACAGTAGAAAATATTGCCTGCAACACCGGTATGTGTTGTATATGTCTAGTAGGTGTTGATTAGACAGACTGGGACAATTTGGGATCGTGAGGCAGAAATGGGAATCAAGAGAACAGAGTAACTCAGGCATTACTGTTATAAGTGAAGCTTGCAAATAAACCCAGTGTTTGCGATTTCTACAGTTTTGGGAGGGGGATGTGACAGAAGAGGATCTATCACGAGAGACAAGCGGCCACACAGGCCTGGTCaaaccccagctcctgcctttaAGGAAATGGCTAGAAATAGGTGCTACATTCAGCTCCCACTGACTTTCGGCCATGCGGGACGTCTGTCTGTTTTTCCCATCCTCTGATAAATCCACTCCCTAATTGCAGTGTGAGAGGGAACCACATCCCACATCTCAGGGCAGCTGCATCTCTCCCCGGGAGGTGGAAGGTGACCTTGCCCCTaccttcctctgctcctgggggGTTCTCAACTTGAAGGCAGGGTTTGCATGCCCATTTCCAGAGGTGTCACtgacaaggagagaaagaaaagagtgtTATTTCCTTTATacgttttctcctttttctttgctgtatgtTCCGTAATATTTTAACCGAAGTCAAAAAGTGAGAAGCAAATACTGACTATACCAACAAACCGATTTACTTATATTCCTCACAGCCTTTGCAATTTCTCTTCTGTCCTGACACTGAAAGGGAATGGATGCAAGCAGACAAGGCACAGCACTGACAATTTACCTGAACTGCGGGGTCTTCTTTAGAGAACAGATGGCAAATTTATTCCAGCATTTCAGATAATAGAATAAAAACATGATTCCAATGAGAAGGAGAATAGGAGCCAGGATTGCGAGAGTTATCATGACTGCTGAAGGGCCTGAGGGCAAGAAAGTAGAGTTAGTTAAATGGAAAACTCTCTGCTCC is drawn from Mycteria americana isolate JAX WOST 10 ecotype Jacksonville Zoo and Gardens chromosome 8, USCA_MyAme_1.0, whole genome shotgun sequence and contains these coding sequences:
- the NIPAL4 gene encoding magnesium transporter NIPA4 isoform X2 translates to MEPLEANSSCSNGSLVTLSCLSHRVVCRVISDATPADPVQDNRTLGNFWITQLESSYGFYIGLGLAVFSSFLIGSSVILKKKGLLRLVEKGGTRAGDGGHGYLKDWLWWAGLLTMGGGEAANFAAYAFAPATIVTPLGALSVLVSAILSSYLLGERLNLLGKLGCMLSLVGSTVMVIHAPEDEEVTTLDEMSSKLKEPGFLTYAAILLAVCFLLIFYLAPRYGQSNILIYLTICSVIGAFSVSSVKGLGIAIKGFFAGQPVLQDPLTWILVITLVASITTQINYLNKSLDIFNTSLVFPIYYVLFTTIVIATSIILFKEWVTMTVVDIIGTVCGFLTIILGVFLLHAFKDMDVSLGNLPQVLQNGEQAPVTRDDKNILIEVDNSSIAPEDKPKTLA
- the NIPAL4 gene encoding magnesium transporter NIPA4 isoform X1, which produces MEPLEANSSCSNGSLVTLSCLSHRVVCRVISDATPADPVQDNRTLGNFWITQLESSYGFYIGLGLAVFSSFLIGSSVILKKKGLLRLVEKGGTRAGDGGHGYLKDWLWWAGLLTMGGGEAANFAAYAFAPATIVTPLGALSVLVSAILSSYLLGERLNLLGKLGCMLSLVGSTVMVIHAPEDEEVTTLDEMSSKLKEPGFLTYAAILLAVCFLLIFYLAPRYGQSNILIYLTICSVIGAFSVSSVKGLGIAIKGFFAGQPVLQDPLTWILVITLVASITTQINYLNKSLDIFNTSLVFPIYYVLFTTIVIATSIILFKEWVTMTVVDIIGTVCGFLTIILGVFLLHAFKDMDVSLGNLPQVLQNGEQAPVTRDDKNILIEVDNSSIAPEDKPKVFMIYT